In Leptolyngbya sp. CCY15150, a genomic segment contains:
- a CDS encoding ABC transporter permease, protein MKDTPWLRKSEPLVISAGAIAVALALFGLFCAIAGANPFGVYGSIYTAAFGSSSRIQGTLILASPLMLSALCTALPARLGLVIIGNEGALVVGGVGAVAMGLSLGTSLPPLLVQTLMAIAGMVAGGVWIGIVGALRHYRAVNETISSLLMNYIAIALLNHLVGGPMRDPSSLNKPSTFPLDAANMLGNLPGTRIHYGLIFGLVACGIAYVLIQRTTFGFAARTAGGNVRAARIAGLPVGRLAVTICFLAGACAGLAGMIEVAAVHGVANESLNAGYGYGGILVAFVSRHNPLAAALIAVLVGGIVGSGGILQRTHSLPDATVLIFQGIMFLTILYSDSLYGKLAFFRERPVDIPPDPTPAVVETTV, encoded by the coding sequence ATGAAAGACACACCTTGGTTGCGAAAAAGTGAACCGTTGGTGATTTCGGCAGGGGCGATCGCTGTTGCCCTAGCTCTGTTTGGGTTATTTTGTGCGATCGCTGGGGCCAATCCTTTTGGTGTCTATGGATCGATTTATACCGCCGCCTTCGGGAGTTCTAGTCGCATCCAAGGTACGTTGATTTTGGCGTCGCCCCTGATGTTAAGCGCTCTTTGTACGGCTCTGCCGGCCCGGCTGGGGCTGGTGATTATTGGCAACGAGGGAGCGCTGGTGGTAGGCGGTGTGGGAGCCGTAGCCATGGGGCTGAGCCTAGGCACGTCTCTGCCGCCGCTGCTGGTGCAAACGCTGATGGCGATCGCTGGCATGGTGGCGGGTGGTGTGTGGATTGGCATCGTCGGGGCGTTGCGCCACTACCGAGCGGTGAATGAAACCATCAGCAGCCTGTTGATGAACTATATCGCGATCGCCCTGCTGAATCACTTAGTGGGCGGCCCCATGCGGGATCCCAGTTCCCTCAACAAGCCCTCCACCTTTCCCCTCGATGCTGCCAACATGCTGGGCAATTTACCCGGCACCCGCATTCACTATGGACTGATCTTCGGTCTGGTGGCCTGTGGGATCGCCTACGTCCTGATCCAGCGCACCACCTTCGGGTTTGCGGCGCGCACCGCCGGTGGCAACGTGCGCGCCGCCCGGATTGCAGGCCTACCTGTCGGACGCTTAGCGGTCACCATCTGCTTTCTGGCTGGGGCCTGTGCTGGTCTGGCGGGCATGATTGAGGTGGCGGCGGTGCATGGGGTGGCCAACGAATCCCTCAATGCTGGCTATGGCTACGGTGGCATTTTGGTCGCCTTTGTGTCTCGCCATAATCCCCTGGCGGCGGCTTTAATTGCGGTGCTGGTCGGCGGTATTGTTGGCAGTGGTGGCATTCTGCAGCGCACCCATAGCTTGCCAGACGCCACGGTGTTGATCTTTCAGGGCATTATGTTCCTGACGATTTTGTACAGCGATTCGC